A genomic window from Hymenobacter psoromatis includes:
- a CDS encoding phosphoglucomutase, alpha-D-glucose phosphate-specific, which produces MKISPLAGKPAPPDILVNVPRLVSAYYTDKPDPAVPAQRVAFGTAGHRGSSFTRSFNEDHILAITQSICLYRKAHQIDGPLFMGLDTHALSVPALSTALEVLAANGVTVMLATDGEYTPTPVISHAIVGYNQGRKHGWADGIVITPSHNPPHDGGFKYNPPQGGGAATAVTEWIQNKANELLTNNLKGVQRMSLEKARRAATTQTHDYLNTYIADLGNVLDMDVIRGGGLHLGVDPLGGAGVHYWGAIGAHYRLNLTVVNQTVDPTFRFMTVDWDGQIRMDPSSPYAMQSLIKLKDKFDIAFACDTDHDRHGIVTRSHGLLPPNHYLTVCVDYLFRHRPDWGDAAAVGKSVVTSQLLERAATRLGRRVFETPVGFKWFAAGLLDGSLGFAAEESAGAAFSRLNGQVWTTDKDGFIPALLSAEITACLGKDPGDLYQAITHELGDPVTKLAEAPATPAQQQKLAALTASQVTSTELAGEKITAILTQAPGNHAPIGGLKVTTENGWFAARPSGTEAIYKIYGESFLGQEHLAKIMAQAQEMVDTALAKS; this is translated from the coding sequence ATGAAGATAAGCCCTTTGGCCGGCAAGCCGGCCCCGCCCGATATCCTGGTCAACGTGCCCCGGCTCGTGTCGGCCTACTACACCGATAAGCCGGACCCGGCGGTGCCGGCCCAGCGCGTGGCGTTTGGCACGGCTGGGCACCGCGGCTCGTCCTTCACCCGGTCCTTTAACGAAGACCATATCCTGGCCATTACCCAGAGCATTTGCCTGTATCGGAAAGCACATCAGATTGACGGCCCGCTGTTTATGGGCCTGGATACCCACGCCCTTTCGGTGCCGGCCCTCAGCACCGCCCTTGAAGTGCTGGCCGCTAATGGGGTAACCGTGATGCTGGCCACCGATGGCGAGTACACGCCCACGCCGGTTATTTCGCACGCCATCGTGGGGTATAACCAGGGCCGGAAACACGGCTGGGCCGACGGCATCGTGATTACGCCCTCGCACAACCCGCCCCACGACGGTGGCTTTAAGTACAACCCGCCCCAGGGCGGCGGGGCCGCCACGGCCGTGACGGAGTGGATTCAAAATAAGGCCAACGAGCTGCTCACCAATAACTTAAAAGGGGTACAGCGCATGTCGCTGGAAAAAGCCCGGCGGGCCGCTACCACGCAGACGCACGACTACCTCAATACCTACATTGCCGACCTAGGCAACGTGCTTGACATGGACGTTATCCGGGGCGGGGGCCTGCACCTGGGCGTGGACCCGCTGGGCGGGGCCGGGGTGCATTACTGGGGAGCCATCGGGGCGCACTACCGGCTCAACCTCACGGTGGTTAACCAGACCGTGGACCCCACGTTCCGCTTCATGACCGTGGATTGGGACGGGCAGATTCGCATGGACCCGTCCTCGCCCTACGCTATGCAGAGCCTCATTAAGCTGAAGGACAAGTTCGACATCGCCTTTGCCTGCGACACCGACCACGACCGGCACGGCATAGTGACCCGCAGCCACGGCCTGCTACCCCCCAACCACTACCTCACCGTGTGCGTGGACTACCTCTTTCGGCACCGGCCTGACTGGGGCGACGCGGCGGCCGTGGGCAAGTCGGTGGTTACCAGCCAGCTGCTCGAACGGGCGGCGACCCGGCTGGGCCGCCGGGTGTTTGAAACGCCCGTCGGCTTCAAGTGGTTTGCCGCGGGCCTGCTCGATGGCTCCCTGGGGTTTGCGGCCGAGGAAAGCGCCGGGGCCGCGTTTTCGCGGCTTAATGGCCAGGTCTGGACCACCGACAAAGACGGGTTCATCCCGGCCCTGCTATCGGCCGAAATCACGGCGTGCCTGGGCAAGGACCCCGGCGACCTGTACCAGGCTATCACCCACGAGCTGGGCGACCCGGTAACCAAGCTGGCGGAGGCCCCGGCCACGCCGGCCCAGCAGCAAAAGCTCGCGGCCCTCACCGCCAGCCAGGTGACCAGTACCGAGCTGGCCGGCGAGAAAATAACCGCCATTCTGACCCAGGCCCCCGGCAACCACGCGCCCATTGGGGGCCTGAAAGTGACGACTGAGAACGGGTGGTTTGCCGCCCGGCCTTCGGGCACGGAGGCTATCTATAAGATTTATGGCGAAAGTTTTCTGGGACAGGAACATCTCGCTAAGATTATGGCACAAGCCCAGGAAATGGTGGATACCGCCCTGGCGAAATCCTGA
- a CDS encoding F0F1 ATP synthase subunit gamma, translating to METLLQLTHKMAGAKDIKSVVRAMKAMAAANISQYEAAVSSLAEYYRTVALGLVAYFASEPREPLDVPKPAPPKAPPPRICALVFGSDQGLVGSFNSSLADFVAQALHALPGPQEVWGVGERVQLLLADHGLPLTSRFGVPSSLKAVTPLVGKLLLQAQQNLAKGELTEFYVFHNQPTQAAGYQPVQQRLLPLDAKWRADIAQLTWPTKLVPQVAGGRPPTLAALLHELLFVSLFKACAESLASENASRLQAMQRAEKNINSLLDDMSHQYYRQRQSAIDEELFDVVSGFEALKKDKGREGQ from the coding sequence ATGGAAACGCTGCTACAACTGACCCACAAAATGGCGGGTGCCAAGGATATTAAATCCGTGGTGCGGGCTATGAAAGCGATGGCGGCGGCCAATATCAGCCAGTACGAAGCGGCGGTAAGCTCCCTCGCGGAGTACTACCGAACCGTAGCGCTGGGCCTGGTGGCCTACTTCGCCTCGGAGCCCCGCGAGCCTTTGGACGTCCCGAAGCCGGCCCCTCCAAAGGCTCCCCCGCCCCGCATTTGCGCCCTGGTTTTTGGGTCCGACCAGGGCCTGGTGGGTTCCTTCAACAGCTCGCTGGCCGACTTCGTGGCCCAGGCCCTGCACGCCCTGCCCGGCCCCCAGGAAGTATGGGGCGTGGGCGAGCGGGTGCAACTGCTGCTGGCCGACCACGGCCTGCCGCTCACCTCCCGGTTTGGCGTGCCCAGCTCGCTCAAGGCCGTTACGCCGCTGGTAGGCAAGCTCCTGCTCCAGGCCCAGCAAAACCTGGCCAAAGGCGAGCTGACGGAGTTCTACGTCTTTCACAACCAGCCCACCCAAGCCGCTGGCTATCAGCCCGTGCAGCAGCGCCTGCTGCCGCTGGATGCCAAATGGCGGGCCGACATCGCGCAGCTCACCTGGCCCACCAAGCTAGTGCCCCAGGTGGCGGGTGGCCGTCCGCCCACGCTGGCGGCCCTGTTGCACGAGCTGCTGTTCGTATCCCTGTTCAAAGCCTGCGCCGAATCATTGGCCAGTGAGAACGCCAGCCGCCTGCAAGCCATGCAGCGGGCCGAAAAGAACATCAACTCCCTGCTCGATGACATGTCGCACCAGTACTACCGCCAGCGGCAGAGCGCCATTGACGAAGAGCTATTCGACGTGGTTTCGGGGTTTGAGGCATTGAAAAAGGATAAGGGGCGCGAGGGGCAGTAG
- a CDS encoding F0F1 ATP synthase subunit alpha (produces ATP from ADP in the presence of a proton gradient across the membrane. The alpha chain is a catalytic subunit): MSSSKLPEALSDVFAELVRASEAFVPALVPRELGTVISVSAGVVRVAGLPGAGFEELLTFPSGLFGIAYNLDADEIGVILLGEDSRVSVGDEVERTGRVMDVPVGDALLGRVINPLGEPLDERPPIRTATRLPIERPAAAIMDRAAVDTPLQTGLKVLDALIPIGRGQRELILGDRQTGKTAIALDTILNQQGKNVLCVYCAIGQRASAVAKLIAILRKHQAMAYTVVLVAEGNDAPGLEYIAPYAATSIAEHFMEQGRDVLIVYDDLTHHARAYRELSLLLRRPPGREAFPGDIFYIHSRLLERSTHLSPALGGGSLTALPVIETEAQNISAYIPTNLISITDGQIYLSPKLFEAGILPAVDVGKSVSRVGGVAQLPAYRAATGSLKLDYAQFEELENYARFGTRLDAHTQTVIDHGQRIRQWLKQSELRPLAVTEQLVVLLALTSGYFDQVPLEKMPDAQAQLIQSSQALPPDLLQRLASEKPLLPADHDALLANAKTVLAPFQPPPPAAPTPPPAAPADSKSPAPAASKPPPPPPAAAPPPPPPAAPKPPPPADSKSPA; the protein is encoded by the coding sequence ATGTCGTCAAGTAAGCTGCCCGAGGCTTTGAGCGACGTTTTTGCCGAACTGGTGCGGGCCAGCGAGGCGTTTGTGCCCGCGCTGGTGCCCCGCGAGCTGGGCACGGTTATCAGCGTGTCGGCGGGGGTGGTGCGGGTGGCCGGGCTGCCGGGGGCGGGCTTTGAGGAGCTGCTGACGTTTCCCAGCGGCCTGTTTGGCATTGCCTACAACCTGGATGCCGACGAAATCGGGGTTATCCTGCTGGGCGAGGATTCGCGGGTGAGCGTGGGCGACGAGGTGGAGCGCACGGGCCGGGTCATGGACGTGCCGGTGGGCGACGCGCTGCTCGGCCGGGTTATCAACCCGCTGGGCGAGCCGCTGGATGAGCGGCCGCCTATTCGCACTGCCACGCGCCTGCCCATCGAGCGGCCGGCCGCGGCCATCATGGACCGGGCGGCGGTCGATACGCCGCTGCAAACCGGCCTCAAGGTGCTCGATGCCCTCATTCCCATCGGGCGGGGTCAGCGCGAGCTGATTCTGGGCGACCGGCAGACCGGCAAAACCGCCATTGCCCTCGATACCATTCTTAATCAGCAGGGTAAGAACGTGTTGTGCGTGTACTGCGCCATTGGGCAACGGGCCTCGGCGGTGGCCAAGCTGATTGCCATCCTCCGTAAGCACCAGGCAATGGCCTACACCGTGGTGCTGGTGGCGGAAGGCAACGACGCGCCGGGCCTGGAATACATCGCGCCCTACGCGGCCACCAGCATAGCCGAGCACTTTATGGAGCAGGGCCGCGACGTGCTCATCGTGTACGATGACCTCACGCACCACGCCCGCGCCTACCGCGAGCTGTCGCTGCTGCTGCGGCGGCCACCGGGCCGGGAGGCGTTTCCGGGCGATATTTTCTACATCCACTCGCGCCTGTTGGAACGGTCTACGCACCTGAGCCCGGCGCTGGGCGGCGGCTCGCTCACGGCCCTACCCGTCATCGAAACCGAAGCCCAGAACATCTCGGCCTACATTCCGACCAACCTCATCTCCATCACCGATGGCCAGATATACCTCTCGCCCAAGCTGTTTGAGGCGGGCATTCTGCCGGCCGTCGATGTGGGCAAATCCGTGTCGCGGGTGGGCGGCGTGGCCCAGCTGCCCGCCTACCGCGCCGCCACCGGCTCGCTCAAGCTGGACTACGCGCAGTTTGAGGAGTTGGAAAACTACGCCCGCTTCGGCACCCGGCTCGATGCGCACACGCAAACCGTTATCGACCACGGCCAGCGCATCCGCCAGTGGCTCAAGCAGTCGGAGCTGCGCCCGCTGGCGGTAACCGAGCAGCTGGTGGTGCTGCTGGCCCTCACCAGCGGCTACTTCGACCAGGTGCCCCTGGAGAAAATGCCCGATGCCCAGGCCCAGCTCATCCAAAGCAGCCAGGCCCTACCCCCCGACCTACTCCAGCGCCTAGCCTCCGAAAAGCCCCTGCTCCCAGCCGACCACGATGCCCTGCTGGCCAACGCCAAAACGGTGCTGGCCCCTTTTCAGCCCCCGCCCCCGGCGGCCCCCACGCCCCCGCCGGCGGCCCCGGCGGACTCTAAGTCACCAGCCCCGGCGGCTTCAAAGCCCCCGCCTCCCCCACCTGCGGCGGCTCCCCCGCCCCCGCCCCCGGCGGCCCCTAAGCCCCCGCCTCCGGCGGACTCCAAGTCCCCAGCCTGA
- a CDS encoding F0F1 ATP synthase subunit C, with protein MDSITTIAMISIIMAGFTTSIGIITPALSEGKAVAAAMSALAQQPDASSTITRTLFVGLAMIESTAIYCFVVSMILIFANPFWNHVIAAHK; from the coding sequence ATGGACAGCATCACCACTATTGCCATGATTTCCATCATCATGGCGGGCTTCACTACCTCCATTGGTATCATAACGCCGGCCCTGAGCGAGGGCAAGGCCGTGGCGGCGGCCATGAGTGCGCTGGCCCAGCAGCCCGATGCCTCCTCGACCATTACGCGCACCCTGTTCGTGGGCCTGGCCATGATTGAATCGACCGCCATTTACTGCTTTGTGGTGTCGATGATTCTCATTTTCGCCAACCCGTTCTGGAACCACGTCATCGCCGCCCATAAATAA
- a CDS encoding F0F1 ATP synthase subunit A yields MHLSSDEVVFWQRGFVTINLTLVTTWGIMLLMVGAAAWGTRHLKTGLHPARWQCALEIIVSGINTQIEQVGLPQPARYIGFIGTLFLFIALANFGIVLPDYQAPTGSLSTTVALALAVFIAVPAFSISQMGLRHYLKTFVQPTFIMLPFNLITDASRTLALAVRLFGNIMSGGLIVAILLSIAPLFFPVLMSLLGLLTGMVQAYIFAILATVYIAAAVTKTPADQPLPAE; encoded by the coding sequence ATGCATCTTAGCTCGGATGAAGTTGTCTTCTGGCAGCGCGGTTTCGTGACCATTAACCTCACGCTGGTGACCACCTGGGGCATTATGCTGCTGATGGTGGGGGCCGCGGCCTGGGGCACCCGCCACCTGAAAACCGGCCTCCACCCGGCCCGCTGGCAGTGCGCGCTCGAAATAATCGTGTCGGGCATCAACACCCAAATCGAGCAGGTGGGCCTACCGCAGCCGGCCCGCTACATCGGCTTTATCGGCACGTTGTTTCTGTTTATCGCCCTGGCCAATTTCGGCATCGTGCTACCTGATTACCAGGCCCCCACCGGCTCGCTCTCGACCACGGTAGCGCTGGCGCTGGCGGTGTTTATCGCCGTGCCGGCGTTCAGCATTTCGCAAATGGGCCTGCGCCACTACCTGAAAACCTTCGTGCAGCCCACCTTTATCATGCTGCCCTTCAACCTCATCACCGACGCTTCGCGCACGCTGGCGCTGGCTGTGCGGCTGTTTGGCAACATCATGAGCGGGGGCCTGATTGTGGCCATTCTGCTGAGCATCGCGCCCCTGTTTTTTCCGGTGCTCATGAGTTTATTGGGGCTGCTCACGGGGATGGTGCAGGCGTATATTTTCGCCATTCTGGCCACGGTTTATATCGCGGCGGCCGTCACCAAAACTCCCGCCGACCAGCCGTTGCCGGCTGAGTAG
- a CDS encoding F0F1 ATP synthase subunit epsilon (part of catalytic core of ATP synthase; alpha(3)beta(3)gamma(1)delta(1)epsilon(1); involved in producing ATP from ADP in the presence of the proton motive force across the membrane) has protein sequence MSDDLMHLKVLLPSEVFLDVAGVRRVVFETSEGSYGLLPHRLDCVAALVPGILTYQTDGSPEQYVAVDEGVLTKAGAQVSVAVRQALGGSDLAQLQAAVDKQFKAQEAAERTNRRVMAQLESGFIARLEKYRPT, from the coding sequence ATGAGCGATGACCTGATGCACCTGAAAGTGCTGCTGCCGTCCGAGGTTTTTCTCGACGTGGCGGGGGTACGGCGCGTGGTGTTTGAGACGAGCGAGGGCTCGTATGGCCTGCTACCCCACCGCCTCGACTGCGTGGCGGCGCTGGTGCCCGGCATTTTGACTTACCAGACCGACGGCAGTCCCGAGCAGTACGTGGCGGTGGATGAGGGCGTGCTGACCAAGGCCGGGGCGCAGGTGTCGGTGGCGGTGCGGCAGGCGCTGGGCGGCTCCGATTTGGCGCAGCTCCAGGCGGCAGTCGATAAGCAGTTTAAGGCGCAGGAAGCCGCCGAGCGCACCAACCGCCGGGTGATGGCGCAGCTGGAAAGCGGCTTCATTGCCCGGCTCGAAAAATATCGCCCCACCTAG
- a CDS encoding F0F1 ATP synthase subunit beta (produces ATP from ADP in the presence of a proton gradient across the membrane; the beta chain is a regulatory subunit), producing MNHSSHSPAAGAAPAPPDSHNQGHVVAVRGTVVDVWFAHELPAIYDVLRTTAAPLITVEVATQLDDHTVRGISLDPTQGLARGMQLETEGQQLMVPVGKEIIGRMFDVFGNTIDHGPALPPLPRRNIHQVPPPLAQRLTTSQIFLTGIKAIDVLVPLEQGGKAGLFGGAGVGKTVLLTELIHNMVGHTKGISLFCGIGERCREGYELYDQMKEADVLKNMVMFFGQMNEPPGARFRVGHAALTVAEYFRDDEHRDVLLLIDNLFRFMQAGMEVSGLLGQMPSRLGYQPTLGTELSKLEERITNTAAGAITAIQAVYVPADDLTDPSAVHAFSHLSASLALSRERASEGMYPAVDLLKSNSKMATPGIIGDRHYGLAQEIRRVLSQYEDLQDIIAMLGMDQLSPTDRSLVGRARRLERFLTQPFFTTEQFTGLKGVDVSLEDALSGCERILADEFKDLPESAFYMVGTIDEVIKKAADQAKKPGPDPSKPDASKPDPSKPDAAAPPAAAVPAVAAA from the coding sequence ATGAATCATTCGAGCCACTCGCCGGCCGCTGGCGCGGCCCCCGCCCCACCTGACTCCCACAACCAGGGCCACGTGGTGGCGGTGCGGGGCACCGTGGTCGATGTCTGGTTTGCGCACGAGCTGCCGGCGATTTACGACGTGCTGCGCACCACCGCCGCGCCCCTGATTACCGTAGAAGTAGCCACCCAGCTCGACGACCACACGGTGCGCGGCATTTCCCTGGACCCCACCCAGGGCCTGGCCAGAGGGATGCAGCTGGAGACTGAGGGCCAGCAGCTTATGGTGCCAGTGGGCAAGGAAATTATTGGCCGGATGTTCGACGTGTTTGGTAATACCATTGACCACGGGCCGGCGCTGCCCCCGCTGCCCCGGCGCAACATTCACCAGGTGCCCCCACCGCTGGCCCAGCGGCTGACTACTTCGCAGATTTTTCTCACCGGCATCAAGGCCATTGATGTGCTGGTGCCGCTGGAGCAGGGCGGCAAAGCCGGCTTGTTTGGCGGCGCGGGCGTGGGCAAAACCGTGCTGCTCACCGAGCTGATTCACAACATGGTGGGCCACACCAAGGGGATAAGCCTGTTTTGCGGCATCGGCGAGCGGTGCCGCGAGGGCTACGAGCTGTACGACCAGATGAAGGAGGCCGACGTGCTGAAAAACATGGTGATGTTTTTTGGGCAGATGAACGAGCCGCCCGGTGCCCGGTTTCGGGTGGGGCACGCGGCCCTGACCGTGGCCGAGTATTTCCGCGACGACGAGCACCGCGACGTGCTGCTGCTCATCGACAACCTGTTCCGGTTTATGCAGGCGGGCATGGAAGTGTCGGGGCTGCTGGGCCAGATGCCCTCGCGCCTGGGCTACCAGCCCACGCTGGGCACCGAGCTTTCCAAGCTGGAAGAGCGCATTACCAACACCGCGGCCGGGGCCATTACCGCCATTCAGGCCGTGTACGTGCCGGCCGACGACCTGACCGACCCGTCGGCCGTCCACGCTTTTTCGCACTTGTCGGCCTCGCTGGCCCTGTCGCGCGAGCGGGCGAGCGAGGGCATGTACCCGGCCGTGGACCTGTTGAAGTCGAATTCCAAAATGGCGACCCCCGGCATTATCGGCGACCGGCATTATGGGCTGGCGCAGGAAATCCGGCGGGTGCTCTCGCAGTACGAAGACTTGCAGGACATCATCGCCATGCTGGGTATGGACCAGCTTTCACCCACCGACCGCAGCCTGGTGGGCCGCGCCCGCCGCCTGGAGCGCTTCCTGACGCAGCCTTTTTTTACCACCGAGCAGTTCACCGGCCTCAAAGGCGTCGATGTGAGCCTGGAAGATGCCCTGAGCGGGTGCGAACGGATTCTGGCCGACGAATTTAAGGACCTGCCGGAGAGCGCCTTTTACATGGTAGGCACTATTGACGAAGTGATAAAGAAAGCCGCCGACCAGGCTAAAAAGCCGGGGCCGGACCCGTCGAAACCGGACGCGTCGAAGCCGGACCCATCGAAACCAGACGCGGCGGCTCCACCGGCGGCAGCAGTGCCGGCAGTGGCCGCCGCATAG
- a CDS encoding triose-phosphate isomerase, producing MRKKMIAGNWKMNETLPEATALLTAIAAGLPAAAAPGVTVVVCPPALYLVPALPLLRPGSAVLLGAQNCAQQAAGAYTGEISAAMLHSAGVTYVVLGHSERRHYFGETNALVADKVSIALANKLLPICCCGESAALRAHGDYLGFVKTQLSESLFHLSAEAFGNVVVAYEPLWAIGSGAPATAAQAQEMHAALRQHIAQHYGGAVAAATLILYGGSVTPSDADPFLHAPDIDGALVGGAALHADEFIALVRAAQRVVAVAAVAAA from the coding sequence ATGCGCAAGAAAATGATTGCTGGCAACTGGAAGATGAACGAGACGCTGCCCGAGGCTACCGCCCTGCTCACGGCCATTGCTGCCGGGCTGCCCGCCGCTGCGGCCCCCGGCGTTACGGTGGTCGTGTGCCCGCCAGCGCTGTACCTGGTGCCGGCCCTACCCCTGCTGCGGCCTGGCAGCGCAGTGTTGCTGGGCGCGCAAAACTGCGCGCAGCAGGCCGCGGGGGCCTACACGGGCGAGATTTCGGCGGCCATGCTGCACTCCGCGGGGGTAACTTACGTGGTGCTGGGGCACAGCGAACGCCGGCACTACTTTGGCGAAACCAACGCGCTGGTGGCCGACAAAGTGAGTATCGCGCTGGCTAATAAGCTGTTGCCTATTTGCTGCTGCGGCGAGTCGGCGGCGCTGCGCGCCCACGGCGACTACCTCGGCTTTGTCAAAACCCAGCTGAGCGAAAGCCTTTTTCACTTGTCGGCTGAAGCGTTTGGAAACGTCGTGGTTGCCTACGAGCCACTGTGGGCCATTGGTTCGGGGGCACCGGCCACGGCGGCGCAGGCCCAGGAGATGCACGCCGCCCTGCGCCAGCACATTGCTCAGCACTACGGGGGCGCGGTGGCCGCGGCCACGCTTATCCTGTACGGCGGCAGCGTTACGCCGTCCGATGCTGACCCCTTCCTGCACGCGCCCGATATTGACGGGGCCCTGGTGGGTGGGGCCGCCCTGCACGCCGACGAATTTATTGCCCTGGTGCGGGCCGCGCAGCGGGTCGTGGCCGTGGCGGCCGTGGCGGCTGCCTAG